Part of the Cellulomonas hominis genome, CTCCGACACCAGCAGGAACTCTTCCTCGACACCGATCGTCCGCACGCACCGCAGTCTGACCGGCGGCGTCGCATCTGTCCTGCTGAGCGGGGTGGGCGGCGCCGCCCCGGCGCTCAGGGCCGCCGCCAGCCGTCCGCCTGGAGGTGCGAGCCCGCCATCGGGCCCATCCGGAGCATCCCGCCGTCGACGGCCCACGACGCCCCGGTCGTGTACCCGCCGTCGGGGGAGCACAGCAGCTCGACGACCGCGGCCACCTCGCGGGCGTCCCCGGGCCGGCGCAGCGGGATGCCCGGGCGCTCGTGGTCGCTGAGCACCGTCTCGTCCTCCTGGCCGGTCATGGGCGTGGCGATCTCGCCCGGCGCGACGGCGTTCACGGTGACGCCGTGCTCCGCGAGCTCCAGCGCCGCGACCTGCACCAGCAGGCCGAGCCCGCCCTTCGCGGCGCAGTAGGGGGCGGCACCGACCCGCGGGGCGTGCTCGTGGACGCTGGTGATCGCGACGATGCGGCCGCCCGCCCCCGCCGCGACGAGGTGCCGGGCGGCGGTCTGCAGGCAGAGGAACGCGCCGTCCAGGTCCACCGCCAGGACGTGCCGCCAGGTGGCGAAGTCGAGGTGGAGCAGCGGCGTGGCCGTCCCGGTCCCCGCGGCGAGCACCACCGCGTCGAGCCCGCCCATGGCGGCGACGGCCGCGTCGACCACCCCGGGCGCGTCCGTGGGCTCGGACAGGTCGAGGCGCAGCACGTGCGGCTCGGCGCCGCGCTCCCGCACCTCGTCGGCCGTGCGGCGGGCGCCGTCCTCGTCCTCGTGCCAGGTGATCGCGACGTGGCCGCCCGGGCGGGCCAGCCGGACGGCGCACGCCTTGCCGATGCCGGAGTCGGCGCCGGTGACGAGCACGCGGGTGGGGTCGGGCCGGGCGGT contains:
- a CDS encoding SDR family oxidoreductase — protein: MSAQDPTARPDPTRVLVTGADSGIGKACAVRLARPGGHVAITWHEDEDGARRTADEVRERGAEPHVLRLDLSEPTDAPGVVDAAVAAMGGLDAVVLAAGTGTATPLLHLDFATWRHVLAVDLDGAFLCLQTAARHLVAAGAGGRIVAITSVHEHAPRVGAAPYCAAKGGLGLLVQVAALELAEHGVTVNAVAPGEIATPMTGQEDETVLSDHERPGIPLRRPGDAREVAAVVELLCSPDGGYTTGASWAVDGGMLRMGPMAGSHLQADGWRRP